A window of Mixophyes fleayi isolate aMixFle1 chromosome 10, aMixFle1.hap1, whole genome shotgun sequence contains these coding sequences:
- the GATD1 gene encoding glutamine amidotransferase-like class 1 domain-containing protein 1, with protein MKKQGTPGPGGATDRLTKPSCLIVASAVTGGVSAQSFLQTFTLASSAFNLQVASPGGKALDFVGISETDTRWFQDFQLKPYANPARLESIDGSRYHALLIPHCPGAMTDLANSGYLARILQNFKAEKKPICAIGHGVTALCCVTNEDKSWVFQDYSLTGPSVYELVRQPDFASLPLILEDFAKDSGAMFSASEPDAVHIVLDRHLITGQNEHSTMAAVQNLILLCNGRK; from the exons ATGAAGAAGCAGGGGACTCCTGGACCCGGTGGGGCCACGGACCGTCTCACCAAGCCCAGCTGCCTGATCGTGGCCAGCGCGGTGACTGGAG GTGTCTCGGCACAGTCTTTTCTGCAGACCTTCACTCTTGCAAGTTCAGCATTCAATCTCCAAGTGGCTTCTCCTGGG GGAAAGGCTCTAGATTTTGTGGGTATCAGCGAAACAGACACAAGATGGTTCCAGGATTTCCAGTTGAAGCCATATGCCAACCCAGCAAGGCTGGAGTCCATAGATG GCTCTCGGTATCATGCACTTCTAATCCCACATTGCCCAGGTGCTATGACTGACTTGGCAAACAGTGGTTATTTGGCCAGGATCTTGCAGAACTTCAAAGCAGAAAAGA AACCCATTTGTGCCATTGGTCATGGGGTGACAGCCCTGTGCTGTGTTACCAATGAGGATAAATCCTGGGTGTTTCAGGACTACAGCTTAACTGGG CCTTCCGTATATGAACTGGTCCGTCAGCCAGACTTTGCTAGTTTGCCGCTTATCCTGGAGGATTTTGCTAAAGACTCTGGAGCAATGTTTAGTG CTAGTGAGCCAGATGCCGTCCATATTGTTCTGGACAGACATCTGATCACAGGACAGAATGAACATTCCACAATGGCTGCTGTCCAAAATCTGATTCTTCTCTGCAATGGAAG